In Carya illinoinensis cultivar Pawnee chromosome 6, C.illinoinensisPawnee_v1, whole genome shotgun sequence, a single genomic region encodes these proteins:
- the LOC122312317 gene encoding serine carboxypeptidase-like 50, translating to MESTACHSQNLLLLLLLISLPVFQCIPPSSSPTSAPSFPNEALPSKSGYLSVNASTGSAIFYAFYEFQKPISPPSKTPLLIWLQGGPGCSSMVGNFLELGPWRVNFQKAKNEPLALEPNSGSWNRHFGLLFLDNPIGTGFSIASTPAEIPRDQFSVAMHLFAAITSFIRLDPVFKSRPIYITGQSYAGKYVPAIGYYILKKNAQLPASEQVNLAGVAIGNGFTDPLNQVATHAMNAYFSGLIDERQKKELEKAQWEAVRLTKSRNWTEATNARTRVLSLLREMTGLATLQDFTRKVPYKTKLVSELLQNEELKKALGVNKAMVFEECSDVVGDALHEDVMKSTKYMVEFLVKKSKVLLYQGNFDLRDSVVSTEAWMKTMKWEGIEEFLMTERKIWKVGGVVSGYVKKWKNLTHVVVLGAGHLVPNDQALNSQAMIEDWVLEKGLFGH from the coding sequence ATGGAGTCAACCGCTTGTCACTCCCAAAATCTCCTCCTCCTACTCCTTCTCATCTCGCTCCCTGTTTTCCAATGCATCCCTCCTTCATCATCGCCAACTTCAGCACCTTCTTTTCCCAACGAAGCCCTCCCCAGCAAATCAGGCTACCTCTCCGTCAATGCCTCTACCGGTTCCGCCATTTTCTACGCTTTCTATGAGTTCCAGAAACCAATTTCTCCGCCCTCCAAAACTCCACTTCTTATTTGGCTCCAGGGTGGCCCTGGCTGCTCCTCCATGGTCGGAAACTTCTTGGAGCTCGGCCCCTGGCGTgtcaattttcaaaaggccaagAACGAACCCCTTGCTCTCGAACCGAATTCAGGTTCTTGGAACCGGCATTTCGGCCTTCTTTTCCTCGATAATCCCATTGGAACCGGGTTTAGTATTGCCTCTACACCCGCAGAAATCCCAAGAGATCAATTCTCCGTTGCCATGCATCTTTTTGCTGCGATCACTTCGTTTATTCGACTAGACCCGGTGTTTAAGTCTCGTCCTATATATATTACGGGTCAGAGCTATGCAGGAAAGTATGTTCCAGCAATTGGTTACTACATTCTCAAGAAGAATGCGCAGTTGCCGGCGTCTGAGCAGGTGAATTTAGCTGGTGTTGCTATTGGAAATGGATTTACCGACCCCTTGAACCAAGTGGCTACTCATGCTATGAATGCTTACTTTTCTGGTTTGATCGATGAGAGGCAGAAGAAAGAGTTGGAGAAAGCGCAATGGGAGGCAGTCAGGCTGACAAAATCAAGGAATTGGACTGAGGCCACGAATGCCAGGACTAGGGTCTTGAGTTTGTTGCGAGAGATGACAGGATTGGCCACTTTACAAGATTTTACAAGGAAAGTGCCTTACAAAACTAAACTGGTCTCGGAGTTGTTACAAAATGAGGAGCTAAAGAAAGCCTTGGGAGTGAACAAAGCAATGGTTTTCGAGGAATGCAGCGATGTTGTGGGGGATGCATTGCACGAGGATGTAATGAAAAGCACGAAATACATGGTGGAGTTTCTAGTAAAGAAGAGCAAGGTTTTGTTGTATCAAGGAAATTTTGATTTGAGGGATAGTGTAGTTTCAACAGAGGCGTGGATGAAGACGATGAAATGGGAAGGAATTGAGGAGTTTTTGATGACAGAGAGGAAGATTTGGAAGGTGGGTGGAGTAGTTTCTGGGTATGTgaaaaaatggaagaatttgACTCATGTTGTAGTGTTGGGTGCTGGGCATCTTGTGCCTAATGATCAGGCATTGAATTCCCAGGCAATGATAGAGGACTGGGTCTTGGAGAAGGGGTTATTTGGGCATTAA